Proteins encoded together in one Ciconia boyciana chromosome 25, ASM3463844v1, whole genome shotgun sequence window:
- the LOC140643831 gene encoding LOW QUALITY PROTEIN: PH and SEC7 domain-containing protein 4-like (The sequence of the model RefSeq protein was modified relative to this genomic sequence to represent the inferred CDS: inserted 3 bases in 2 codons), translated as MVAQEYLDFFHFGGQTLDQALRSFLQALVLTGETQERERILGHFSRRYHHCNPAXFPSPDAVHSLTCAIMLLNTDLHGQRLGRAMTSAEFVANLSGMMDGQDFPREQLKALYSSIRSEKLAWAADEEEEEDEEEAGGXQPGPPGRKKSNPFVDLPGGTGAVTYRRGWLARKVLAEADGKKTPWGRRGWKPFQAVLKGTVLYFLKPGGRTGVPRRPPEPGHFPAPQEEGGPEAEEPLRVHHALAEHASKYTKRPNVFRLQTADWRVFLFQAPTPEEMFSWISRINLVAALFSSPPFPAAVGSQRRFVRPILPAAPSRSSPEEQHRSHEAWMERVAQELFEHQRNLPEKRGRARDLDEYRLKKEYLLYERRRYETYVQVLETWISAGAQDLEGWEAQAGPAVAPLDPPTLTKAHSSPSLVPEPPVTPAIRVKRNISERRTVRKIVPKRNKNLL; from the exons ATGGTGGCCCAGGAGTACCTGGACTTCTTCCATTTCGGCGGCCAGACGCTGGACCAGGCGCTCAG GTCCTTCCTGCAGGCGCTGGTGCTGACGGGCGAGACGCAGGAGCGCGAGCGCATCCTCGGCCACTTCTCCCGGCGTTACCATCACTGCAACCCGg ccttcccctccccag ACGCCGTGCACTCCCTGACCTGTGCCATCATGCTGCTGAACACCGACCTCCACGGGCAG CGCCTCGGCCGTGCCATGACCAGCGCCGAATTCGTGGCTAACCTGAGCGGGATGATGGACGGGCAGGATTTCCCCCGGGAGCAGCTGAAg gctctCTACAGCTCCATCCGCAGTGAGAAGCTGGCGTGGGCGGC ggatgaggaggaggaggaggacgaggaagaggcgggggg gcagcCTGGCCCCCCGGGCCGTAAGAAGAGCAACCCCTTCGTGGACCTGCCGGGGGGGACCGGGGCCGTCACCTACCGCCGGGGCTGGCTGGCCAGGAAGGTGCTGGCCGAGGCTGACGGCAAGAAAA cgcCATGGGGCAGACGAGGCTGGAAACCCTTCCAGGCTGTGCTAAAGGGAACGGTCCTCTACTTCCTCAAACCTGGGGGGCGAACGGGGGTCCCCCGCCGTCCCCCCGAGCCGGGACACTTCCCGGCCccccaggaggagggaggaccTGAGGCCGAGGAGCCCTTGAGGGTTCACCACGCCTTGGCCGAGCACGCCAGCAAATACACCAAGCGCCCCAACGTCTTCCGCCTGCAGACGGCCGACTGGCGCGTCTTCCTCTTCCAAGCCCC GACGCCGGAGGAGATGTTCTCCTGGATCTCCCGCATCAACTTGGTGGCCGCCCTCTTCTCCTCGCCCCCCTTTCCCGCCGCCGTCGGTTCCCAGCGCCGCTTCGTCCGCCCCatcctccccgccgcccccagccGCAGCTCCCCG gaggagcagcaccgCTCCCACGAGGCGTGGATGGAGCGGGTGGCCCAGGAGCTCTTCGAGCATCAACGCAACCTCCCCGAAAAGCGGGGACGAGCCCGCGACCTGGACGAGTACCGCCTGAAGAAGGAGTATCTGCTCTACGAG AGACGTCGCTATGAGACCTACGTGCAGGTGCTGGAGACGTGGATCAGCGCCGGCGCCCAGGACCTGGAGGGGTGGGAAGCCCAAGCGGGGCCGGCGGTGGCCCCCCTGGACCCCCCCACCTTGACCAAAGCCCACTCCAGCCCCTCGCTTGTCCCCGAGCCCCCCGTCACCCCCGCCATCCGCGTCAAGAGGAACATCTCCGAGCGCCGGACGGTGAGGAAGATCGTCCCGAAACGCAACAAGAACCTGCTGTGA
- the LOC140643759 gene encoding uncharacterized protein produces MEPAGTPAAATPAGVLAAQDAIVFSGAGAEGVTSSGVAPAVAAGGTDVFWASLVRAQLCVWELQGAIEGQPDGGDRHRAPQDVRHHGHGDAATARSGSRQRRGPGSTEESVSYRRVPTDGSVSPKFTPTGGSVSHEHQGRGSTRESVFHASTGGSVSHEHRGRVPADGSVSRERVPEDGTVSAESTSTDESVSHEHRGRGSAHETVFHASTGGSISHEHHGRVPADGSVSPEFMPMDEGVLHEHQGCRSTYENIFHMSTGGSISPTSMPTDKNISPTSMPTDKNISPKSVPTDESIFHEHRGHGSTYETTFHVSTDGSVLREHVPTDGTISPKSIPVDGSILHEHRGWGFAYESISHASMGGSISNEHRDRVPTDGNISPRSMSMDGSISPMSVPVDESVLQEHVPIDGTISPKSTPTDETNSSESVPSDGSISPEHVPTDGTISYKSVPMDESTWPRSVPTDGTISYKSVPMDESTWPRSVPTDGTISQEHVPMGRSTSPKAMTTDGTIISPKSTPTDGTISQENTPVDGITSPDFMPTGGTTSPDHRDPECSEEEEENDDDDDDGCSSREEDAEEEEDLEEEEPHFHTNPLFQSRVLAPMGARRVPVYRPHGAALPPLLITEGDDTSGGTGEGRGCPPPARPPPPLGCRPAGGDVDSAAERGLPRPPGLALSDPRICPWNLGTPSPYSWSQNGGPGPPEPPLWSLSQGAPSPLSSLPPRGPPGPGGIGGGRGGPPLPGPGCAWLSASPGASCPGEVAQGPPPATPPPHPAVEELPPETGEEPRRTPASTHGCPPGGPAVTPVLANGGQGRRGEAQRLAARLFHLDGFKRSQVAAFLRKK; encoded by the exons ATGGAGCCGGCGGgcacccccgccgccgccacccccgCCGGGGTCCTGGCGGCGCAGGACGCCATCGTCTTCTCCGGGGCGGGTGCCGAGGGGGTGACCTCTTCCGGCGTGGCACCCGCCGTGGCAGCCGGTGGCACCGACGTCTTCTGGGCCAGCCTGGTGCGAGCCCAGCTCTGCgtctgggagctgcagggagccaTCGAGGGGCAGCCGGACGGCGGTGACCGCCACCGCGCGCCCCAGGACGTCCGGCACCACGGCCACGGGGACGCCGCCACGGCGCGGAGCGGCTCGCGCCAGCGGCGTGGTCCCGGGTCTACAGAGGAGAGCGTCTCGTACCGGCGCGTGCCCACGGACGGGAGCGTCTCGCCCAAGTTCACGCCCACGGGTGGGAGCGTCTCGCACGAGCACCAGGGCCGTGGATCCACGCGCGAGAGCGTCTTCCACGCGTCCACGGGTGGGAGCGTCTCGCACGAGCACCGTGGCCGCGTGCCTGCAGACGGGAGCGTCTCGCGTGAGCGCGTGCCCGAGGACGGGACCGTCTCAGCCGAGTCCACGTCCACGGATGAGAGCGTCTCGCACGAGCACCGAGGCCGCGGATCCGCGCACGAGACCGTCTTCCACGCGTCCACGGGTGGGAGCATCTCACACGAGCACCACGGCCGCGTGCCTGCAGACGGGAGCGTCTCGCCCGAGTTCATGCCGATGGATGAAGGCGTCCTCCATGAGCACCAAGGCTGTAGATCCACTTATGAGAACATCTTCCATATGTCTACAGGTGGGAGCATCTCACCCACGTCCATGCCCACGGATAAGAACATCTCACCCACGTCCATGCCCACGGATAAGAACATCTCACCCAAGTCCGTGCCCACGGATGAGAGCATCTTCCATGAGCACCGAGGCCATGGATCCACATACGAGACCACCTTCCACGTGTCTACGGACGGGAGTGTCTTGCGTGAGCACGTACCAACAGATGGGACCATCTCACCCAAGTCCATCCCCGTGGATGGGAGCATCTTGCATGAGCACCGAGGCTGGGGATTCGCATATGAGAGCATCTCGCACGCGTCCATGGGTGGGAGCATCTCAAACGAGCACCGTGACCGTGTGCCTACAGATGGGAACATCTCACCCAGGTCCATGTCCATGGATGGGAGCATCTCCCCCATGTCCGTACCCGTGGATGAGAGCGTCCTGCAGGAGCATGTGCCAATAGATGGGACCATATCGCCCAAGTCCACACCCACAGATGAGACCAACTCGTCCGAGTCCGTGCCCTCAGACGGGAGCATCTCGCCTGAGCATGTGCCCACGGATGGGACCATCTCCTACAAGTCCGTGCCCATGGATGAGAGCACCTGGCCCAGGTCTGTCCCCACGGATGGGACCATCTCCTACAAGTCCGTGCCCATGGATGAGAGCACCTGGCCCAGGTCTGTCCCCACGGATGGGACCATCTCGCAGGAGCACGTCCCCATGGGTAGGAGCACCTCACCCAAGGCCATGACCACGGATGGGACCATCATCTCGCCCAAGTCCACGCCCACGGATGGGACCATCTCCCAGGAGAACACGCCCGTGGATGGGATCACCTCACCCGACTTCATGCCCACGGGTGGGACCACCTCACCCGACCACCGGGACCCCGAATGCAgcgaggaggaagaggagaatgaTGATGACGATGACGATGGCTGCTCCTCCCGGGAGGAAGACGCCGAGGAAGAGGAAGatctggaggaggaggagccccACTTCCACACCAACCCCCTCTTCCAGAGCCGGGTgctggcacccatgggtgcccggCGGGTGCCCGTCTACCGGCCCCACGGCGCCGCCCTGCCGCCGCTGCTCATCACCGAGGGGGACGACACCTcggggggcaccggggagggacgggggtgtcccccccccgcccgcccccccccaccccttggGTGCCGCCCCGCAGGAGGGGACGTCGACAGCGCCGCGGAGCGGG GACTCCCCCGACCCCCAGGCCTGGCGCTTTCCGACCCCCGGATCTGCCCCTGGAatctggggacccccagcccctacAGCTGGAGCCAGAATGGGGGACCGggacccccggagcccccccTCTGGAGCTTATCCCAGGGGG ccccctccccactctCCTCCCTGCCGCCGCGGGGTCCCCCGGGCCCGGGCGGTAtcggggggggccgggggggccccccccTCCCGGGACCCGGCTGTGCCTGGCTGTCGGCGTCCCCGGGCGCTTCCTGCCCGGGGGAAGTGGCGCAggggcccccccccgccaccccgcCACCGCACCCCGCCGTGGAGGAGCTGCCCCCCGAGACGGGCGAGGAGCCCCGCCGGACCCCcgccagcacccatgg GTGCCCGCCGGGGGGGCCCGCGGTGACACCGGTGCTGGCAAACGGGGGACAGGGCCGGCGGGGGGAGGCGCAGCGTTTGGCCGCCCGCCTCTTCCACCTCGACGGCTTCAAGAGGTCCCAGGTGGCCGCGTTCCTCCGCAAGAAGTAa